In Paralichthys olivaceus isolate ysfri-2021 chromosome 1, ASM2471397v2, whole genome shotgun sequence, the following are encoded in one genomic region:
- the thap11 gene encoding THAP domain-containing protein 11, whose translation MPGFTCCVPGCYNNSHRDRDLRFYTFPKDTALRELWLRNISRAGVSGCFSTFQPTTGHRVCSVHFAGGRKTYSIRVPSLFPLRGVNERRSRRGRGRKVSAGVAAPGAAATSGIVITSVLGNTSEGAEGIIGGEATDDTITVVQIGQNGEYLGTARLPAPSEGTCYTAPITSGDELTADDSSVDAASILHQLPMQYVSVTSSPLDHSYSLTTGTTSTELLRKLNEQRDIIALMEVKMKEMKATIRQLRVAEAKLQEEVRERDRLLYGNSVAFSVRKKV comes from the coding sequence ATGCCCGGCTTCACCTGCTGCGTGCCCGGCTGCTACAACAACTCGCACCGGGACCGGGACCTGCGCTTCTACACGTTTCCTAAGGACACGGCGCTGAGggagctgtggctcaggaacATCTCCCGGGCCGGGGTCAGCGGCTGCTTCAGCACCTTCCAGCCCACCACGGGGCACCGAGTCTGCAGCGTGCACTTCGCAGGTGGGAGGAAGACATACAGCATCCGAGTTCCGTCCCTCTTCCCTCTGCGGGGCGTGAACGAGCGCAGGAGTCGGCGGGGCAGAGGCAGGAAAGTGTCCGCGGGGGTTGCTGCCCCCGGCGCCGCTGCGACCTCCGGGATTGTCATCACCAGCGTGCTGGGCAACACGTCTGAAGGAGCCGAGGGCATCATCGGGGGCGAGGCGACCGACGACACCATCACCGTGGTGCAGATCGGCCAGAACGGTGAGTACCTGGGCACTGCGCGGCTGCCCGCTCCGTCGGAGGGGACCTGTTACACGGCGCCGATCACCAGTGGGGACGAGCTCACCGCGGACGACTCGTCGGTAGATGCCGCGTCCATCCTGCACCAGCTGCCGATGCAGTACGTCAGTGTGACCAGCAGCCCGCTGGACCACTCGTACTCGCTGACCACCGGCACCACGTCCACCGAGCTGCTGCGGAAACTGAACGAGCAGCGGGACATCATCGCCCTGATGGAGGTGAAGATGAAGGAGATGAAGGCGACCATCCGCCAGCTGCGCGTGGCCGAGGccaagctgcaggaggaggtgcgGGAGCGGGACCGGCTGCTGTACGGCAACTCGGTGGCTTTCAGCGTCCGGAAGAAAGTGTGA
- the gfod2 gene encoding glucose-fructose oxidoreductase domain-containing protein 2 translates to MLPGVGVFGTGSTARVLVPLLKAEGFEVHALWGRSEEEARCLAKELGIPFHTSRSDDVLLHQDVDLVCIYIPPSMTRQIAVKALGIGKNVVCEKAATAVDSFKMVTAARYYPQLLSIMGNTLRFLPAFVAMRQLLVEGYVGEMQVCDVRVYGPSLLDQSYGWTCEELMGGGGLHTVGSAIIDLLSYLTGARAQRVHGLLRTFVQQNGLIRGIRRVTSDDFCFFQMLMGGTGSRSGGVCCTVTLNFNMPGSFVHEVMVVGSTGRLVARGTELYGQRNGSNGEELLLGDSGWVGPELKEMPLPHLRGLSSMVKALRESFQAHEERRSWAQGPVAMAPTFEDGLYVQTVVEAVKRSSCSGEWECVEIMSQEPDPNHNLCEALQRNKN, encoded by the exons ATGTTGCCAGGAGTGGGTGTGTTTGGCACAGGGAGCACAGCCCGGGTGCTGGTCCCTCTGTTGAAAGCTGAGGGCTTTGAGGTTCATGCGCTCTGGGGCCGAAGCGAAGAGGAGGCACGCTGCTTGGCCAAGGAGCTTGGAATACCATTTCACACCAGCCGATCTGATGACGTCCTGCTGCACCAGGATGTCGACCTCGTTTGCATCTATATTCCTCCCTCAATGACGAGGCAGATTGCTGTCAAAGCACTgg gtatAGGTAAGAatgttgtgtgtgagaaagcGGCAACTGCTGTGGATTCATTCAAGATGGTGACTGCTGCCAGATACTATCCCCAGCTGCTCAGCATTATGGGTAATACCCTACGCTTCCTGCCAGCCTTTGTTGCAATGCGTCAGTTGCTGGTGGAGGGATATGTGGGTGAAATGCAGGTGTGCGATGTTCGGGTCTATGGCCCGAGCCTCCTGGACCAGTCGTACGGCTGGACCTGCGAGGAGCTGATGGGAGGAGGTGGTCTGCACACTGTCGGCTCTGCCATCATCGACCTTTTAAGTTACCTGACTGGTGCCCGAGCCCAGCGCGTTCACGGCTTACTGCGGACTTTTGTACAACAGAATGGTTTGATCCGAGGCATCCGCCGCGTCACCAGTGACGATTTTTGCTTCTTCCAAATGTTGATGGGTGGAACTGGTTCTCGCTCTGGTGGTGTGTGCTGCACTGTGACCCTGAACTTCAACATGCCGGGGTCATTCGTGCACGAGGTTATGGTAGTTGGATCCACTGGGAGGTTGGTTGCCAGAGGCACAGAACTGTATGGTCAACGCAACGGGAGTAACGGTGAGGAGCTGTTGCTAGGGGACAGTGGGTGGGTGGGGCCAGAGTTGAAGGAGATGCCCCTGCCTCACCTGCGGGGGCTGAGCTCCATGGTAAAGGCACTGAGAGAGTCTTTTCAGGCTCACGAGGAGCGCAGGTCATGGGCGCAAGGACCAGTTGCCATGGCACCAACATTTGAGGATGGTCTGTATGTGCAGACGGTGGTGGAGGCCGTGAAGCGGTCCAGCTGTAGCGGAGAATGGGAGTGTGTTGAGATCATGAGTCAGGAGCCGGATCCCAACCACAACTTGTGTGAGGCTCTGCAAAGAAATAAGAACTAA